Proteins found in one Thalassomonas actiniarum genomic segment:
- a CDS encoding carboxymuconolactone decarboxylase family protein, whose translation MSSFELHTLATAPEAAKPLLEQSVKSFGMIPNLHAVMAESPQALEAYQQLHALFMQSSFDKEELTVVWQTINVEHQCHYCVPAHTAIAHSMKIDESIITALRDESPLPSDKLETLRQTTLLMVRNRGVIDAADIEKFYAAGYQQKHLLDIVLGLSQKVMSNYVNHLAQTPVDEPFQAFSWQKQ comes from the coding sequence ATGAGCAGCTTTGAACTACACACATTAGCAACAGCGCCGGAAGCAGCAAAACCCCTGCTGGAACAGTCGGTGAAATCCTTTGGGATGATCCCCAACCTGCATGCGGTTATGGCGGAGTCTCCCCAGGCGCTCGAGGCATACCAGCAGCTGCATGCCTTATTTATGCAGTCATCCTTTGATAAAGAGGAATTAACCGTAGTGTGGCAAACCATCAATGTAGAGCACCAATGCCACTATTGTGTACCCGCCCACACGGCCATCGCCCACAGCATGAAAATCGATGAAAGCATTATCACGGCATTGCGGGATGAAAGCCCTTTGCCCAGCGATAAGCTGGAAACCTTACGGCAAACCACTTTACTGATGGTAAGAAACCGCGGCGTGATAGATGCCGCCGATATAGAAAAGTTTTATGCCGCCGGCTACCAACAAAAACACCTGCTGGATATAGTGCTGGGTTTGTCCCAGAAGGTGATGAGCAATTATGTTAATCACCTGGCACAGACCCCGGTTGATGAGCCGTTTCAAGCTTTTAGCTGGCAAAAGCAATAA
- a CDS encoding S8 family peptidase: MKLLLNKRHYFSGKRGVFTGVMALISGLGLLAVMQENTKGLIPEKTAQAESIQTSVVNQSKKVKGTPLSLVDNRQRFIVQGENLSSVQTLLAKVDAPELKALASIHAVGTELTQQQQETLANMQPTLKFFPDRPLALAANPNSQADPCQLQLDVLDQFEQVSFANHDGADRWSSKWWEWEADYSYGADDGHIQINNGRLELRPMSGGAWISRQVILPRGAESLMLSLDYSLEGLAEGEELKVLFSEDSVNFDELDTLSHSSAGLSGSRSYHVSRYNKNSGGQLRFALAADPVAADQGIFAIDNVHFYKDPGDMPAYVTAETGADLLHQQGVTGNGVTVAIVDTGMYNHEYILGNNNSRVRASVNMVTGEDPDKADFHGHGSHISSIIASNYLATEVDRSNCVIAQRHQGMAPDVDLVFVRAFNDQGQGSYMDVIAGIDYVIANAKSQKIKVLNLSFGAQPRSHYWDDPLNQAVMKAWQAGIVVVTSAGNTGQAPGSITVPGNVPYVITVGAMTNAYTPFDTSDDHLASFSAAGPTVEAFVKPDLIAPGGHLLGLAHSNSTFATEHPGYSDGKKFFVMSGTSQAAAVVSGAAALLLQGEPDLTPDDVKCRLMHSAQVAVDENGLLSYSPFRQGAGKLNVYAASQTDMSACANQGLDIEADLNGTMHFQGPATVDENGRFAILTPGGSIWNEGSMWNEGSMWNEGSLWNEGSMWNEGSMWNEGSMWNEGSMWNEGSMWNEGSMWNEGSMWNEGSMWNEGSMWNEGAIWNESSLWNEGSLWNESYSQSMGVNFWVDQQ, encoded by the coding sequence ATGAAATTATTGCTCAACAAACGACACTATTTTTCCGGCAAAAGAGGAGTTTTTACCGGGGTTATGGCTCTGATTAGCGGTTTAGGTTTACTGGCCGTTATGCAAGAGAATACCAAGGGACTTATACCGGAAAAGACCGCGCAAGCGGAAAGTATACAAACCAGCGTTGTTAACCAGAGTAAGAAAGTTAAAGGCACTCCCCTTTCTTTGGTTGATAACCGACAGCGCTTTATTGTTCAAGGAGAGAACCTGAGCAGCGTTCAGACACTGTTGGCGAAAGTGGATGCCCCTGAACTTAAGGCATTAGCCAGTATTCATGCGGTCGGCACCGAATTAACCCAACAGCAGCAAGAGACACTGGCGAATATGCAACCAACATTGAAGTTTTTCCCCGACCGGCCACTGGCATTAGCTGCCAACCCGAACTCGCAAGCCGATCCCTGCCAGCTGCAACTGGATGTCCTTGATCAGTTCGAACAGGTAAGCTTTGCCAACCATGACGGCGCCGACCGCTGGAGCAGTAAGTGGTGGGAATGGGAAGCGGATTACAGCTACGGCGCAGATGACGGCCATATCCAGATCAATAACGGTCGGCTGGAGTTGCGTCCCATGTCGGGCGGCGCCTGGATTAGCCGCCAGGTGATTTTGCCTAGAGGTGCCGAGTCCTTGATGTTAAGCCTGGATTATAGCCTTGAAGGTCTGGCCGAAGGGGAAGAGCTTAAGGTCTTATTTTCCGAAGATTCGGTGAATTTTGATGAACTCGACACCCTGAGCCATAGCAGCGCAGGCTTGTCCGGTAGCCGCAGTTACCATGTCAGCCGTTACAATAAAAACTCGGGCGGGCAGTTACGTTTCGCACTGGCCGCAGATCCGGTTGCTGCTGATCAGGGAATATTTGCCATTGATAATGTACATTTTTATAAAGACCCGGGGGACATGCCTGCCTATGTCACGGCGGAGACCGGTGCCGACCTTCTGCATCAGCAAGGGGTAACGGGCAATGGGGTAACGGTAGCGATTGTTGATACCGGTATGTATAACCATGAATATATTCTGGGCAATAATAATTCAAGAGTTCGCGCATCGGTCAACATGGTGACAGGTGAAGATCCGGACAAAGCCGATTTTCATGGTCACGGTAGCCATATCAGCAGTATTATCGCCAGCAACTATCTGGCCACCGAAGTGGACAGGTCAAACTGTGTGATAGCCCAGCGCCACCAGGGGATGGCGCCGGATGTTGATCTGGTGTTTGTACGGGCTTTTAACGATCAGGGGCAAGGCTCCTATATGGATGTGATCGCCGGTATAGATTATGTGATTGCCAATGCCAAGAGTCAAAAAATTAAAGTATTAAACCTGTCATTTGGTGCTCAGCCGAGATCTCATTACTGGGATGACCCCTTGAACCAGGCGGTGATGAAAGCCTGGCAGGCAGGCATAGTGGTCGTAACCTCAGCCGGCAATACCGGACAGGCTCCCGGCAGTATTACCGTTCCCGGCAATGTTCCTTATGTGATCACTGTCGGGGCTATGACCAATGCCTATACACCCTTTGATACCAGTGATGATCATCTTGCCAGCTTCTCTGCCGCCGGACCGACCGTTGAAGCCTTTGTGAAACCGGACCTGATAGCCCCCGGTGGCCACCTCCTGGGACTGGCTCACTCCAATTCAACCTTTGCCACGGAGCATCCGGGGTATAGCGATGGCAAAAAATTCTTTGTTATGTCCGGCACTTCACAGGCGGCGGCTGTAGTCAGCGGCGCCGCAGCCTTGTTATTGCAGGGCGAGCCGGATTTAACCCCGGACGATGTCAAATGCCGGTTAATGCACTCGGCTCAAGTGGCGGTGGATGAAAACGGATTGCTCAGCTACTCCCCGTTCCGCCAAGGTGCGGGGAAATTAAACGTTTATGCCGCCAGCCAGACGGATATGTCAGCTTGTGCCAATCAGGGGCTGGACATTGAAGCCGATCTGAACGGTACTATGCATTTTCAGGGACCTGCCACAGTCGATGAAAATGGTCGGTTTGCGATCTTAACCCCGGGTGGTTCGATCTGGAACGAAGGCTCTATGTGGAACGAGGGCTCTATGTGGAACGAGGGTTCTTTGTGGAACGAAGGTTCTATGTGGAACGAAGGTTCTATGTGGAACGAAGGTTCTATGTGGAACGAAGGTTCTATGTGGAACGAAGGTTCTATGTGGAACGAAGGTTCTATGTGGAACGAAGGTTCTATGTGGAACGAAGGTTCTATGTGGAACGAAGGTTCTATGTGGAACGAAGGGGCCATTTGGAATGAAAGCTCCCTCTGGAATGAAGGCTCACTTTGGAACGAAAGTTACAGCCAGTCGATGGGAGTAAACTTTTGGGTAGATCAGCAGTAA
- a CDS encoding YHYH protein — protein sequence MKPNLITSACLLALTPLAQAFIPEPPPRPAGPGGQPPEKAIISCQDQAEFSLCQVSRGNRIENGYCEFTPDRQYFACNPKSPGPRPGSGKEQEETSTEPDPTTANFSLTSPVMTDGGDLPGTYTCDGNSISPPVSWQGAPAQTTNFALLMDHQAPDGENHWYWIDYDIPAGINAIASGELLGTLGTNSVNGLNEYTPPCSQGPGDKAYTFTLYALSDHANLGDPTAADRDTLLTAIEDITLASASLTVSYTRDLDSNSGTESSTNGNISPGACQRISDSVTASGFSDVVVSCDENYAYITSDTYPDHDLMNGITGTNEQIPVPALNYAAPIKLAPQLANSPTTIDAAVGVAVNGVPIYDYSAQGELDIYNYDPNSDTLVLGQLDNCGGHAGRGDDYHYHASPNCMIEAMPDKADDTIIGWGYDGYPLYGNNNPDGSVIQNGALDVCNGQPDTSYGYRYHTSEAPPYIIQCLVGEVDTSILPRVSPLNGDNTGARANLTPPQGGVDNLSHVIGQDGSRTMSYDYRGQNYYVTYRPSTSSANCYDFEQKTVSNGGEIETGTYCR from the coding sequence ATGAAGCCTAATCTAATCACTTCGGCCTGCCTGCTGGCATTAACCCCTTTGGCCCAGGCCTTTATACCTGAACCGCCGCCAAGACCGGCAGGCCCCGGCGGCCAGCCCCCGGAGAAGGCAATAATAAGCTGTCAGGACCAGGCAGAATTCAGCCTGTGCCAGGTAAGCCGGGGCAACCGGATTGAAAACGGCTATTGTGAATTTACCCCGGATCGACAGTATTTTGCCTGCAACCCGAAAAGCCCGGGACCCAGACCCGGCTCCGGGAAAGAACAAGAAGAAACAAGCACGGAGCCAGACCCGACAACAGCAAATTTTAGCTTAACCAGCCCGGTGATGACGGATGGCGGCGACTTACCCGGCACTTATACCTGTGACGGCAACAGTATTTCTCCCCCGGTAAGCTGGCAGGGCGCACCGGCGCAAACCACAAATTTCGCCTTATTAATGGACCACCAGGCCCCTGACGGCGAGAACCACTGGTACTGGATAGACTATGATATTCCCGCCGGTATTAATGCCATCGCCAGCGGTGAACTGCTCGGCACCTTAGGCACCAACAGTGTCAACGGCCTTAATGAGTATACGCCCCCCTGCTCCCAGGGGCCGGGAGATAAAGCCTATACCTTCACCCTGTATGCCTTATCCGATCATGCCAACCTGGGAGATCCTACCGCAGCAGACCGGGACACCCTGCTGACGGCCATTGAAGATATCACCCTGGCCTCAGCAAGTTTAACCGTCAGCTATACACGCGACCTCGATTCAAATTCCGGTACTGAGAGCAGCACCAATGGCAACATAAGCCCTGGCGCCTGCCAGCGGATCTCTGATTCCGTTACCGCCTCTGGTTTTAGCGACGTCGTGGTGAGCTGTGATGAAAATTATGCCTATATCACCTCAGATACCTATCCGGATCACGACCTGATGAACGGCATTACCGGCACCAACGAGCAAATTCCGGTACCTGCACTCAACTATGCCGCCCCGATCAAACTGGCACCGCAACTGGCCAACAGCCCGACCACCATAGATGCCGCCGTCGGCGTAGCGGTAAACGGGGTACCGATTTACGATTATTCCGCCCAGGGAGAATTAGATATTTATAACTATGACCCCAACAGCGATACCCTGGTTTTGGGCCAGCTGGATAACTGCGGCGGCCATGCCGGTCGCGGCGACGATTATCATTACCACGCTTCCCCCAACTGTATGATTGAAGCCATGCCAGATAAAGCCGACGATACCATCATAGGCTGGGGTTACGACGGCTACCCCTTATACGGCAATAACAATCCGGACGGCTCGGTGATTCAGAACGGTGCTTTAGATGTTTGCAACGGCCAACCCGATACCAGTTATGGCTACCGCTACCATACCTCAGAGGCGCCGCCTTATATCATCCAATGCCTGGTGGGGGAAGTGGATACCAGTATCCTGCCGCGTGTCAGCCCGTTAAACGGCGATAACACAGGCGCCCGCGCCAACCTGACCCCGCCGCAAGGTGGCGTCGACAACCTCAGCCATGTCATCGGCCAGGATGGCAGCCGCACCATGAGCTATGACTACCGCGGACAAAATTATTATGTGACTTACCGGCCATCAACAAGCTCGGCCAACTGTTATGATTTCGAGCAGAAAACCGTCAGCAACGGCGGGGAAATTGAAACCGGTACTTATTGCCGTTAA
- a CDS encoding YybH family protein, with protein MSVKFLMFLFMATVVTLASVQACDFECTYKKHISAIEKKDLASFESTITPGKKLTFILPDGTFFEDSATYRKLLKGWFAEGGWSFTPEVLQVEETSEMGTVLLKVFYHEDDRNGKPYDLEHYLYLVFKKQGDSWFLIHDQNTKVKAVTGDKAKAS; from the coding sequence ATGTCTGTGAAGTTTTTAATGTTTTTATTCATGGCCACCGTTGTTACTCTTGCTTCAGTACAGGCCTGTGATTTTGAATGTACCTATAAAAAGCATATCAGTGCTATTGAGAAAAAAGATCTGGCCTCGTTCGAATCTACCATTACTCCCGGGAAAAAACTCACCTTTATCTTACCCGACGGTACCTTTTTTGAGGACAGCGCTACCTACCGCAAGTTACTCAAGGGCTGGTTTGCCGAAGGGGGCTGGAGTTTTACGCCCGAGGTGCTCCAGGTGGAGGAAACCAGCGAAATGGGTACTGTGCTATTGAAGGTGTTTTACCATGAAGATGACCGTAACGGTAAACCTTATGACCTGGAGCATTATTTATATCTGGTGTTTAAAAAGCAGGGGGATAGCTGGTTTTTGATCCATGATCAAAACACTAAGGTTAAAGCCGTTACCGGGGATAAGGCTAAGGCAAGCTAG
- a CDS encoding HDOD domain-containing protein, with protein MRHTKELNLISVINQELESNSLELPTLPIVAKNVREALSYSPYISAWEIADIVSTDPAITIYLLKVANSPLYSSKNRKVSGIKQAISILGNARTVSLITTYSIKQIFSASSAAYNKFFDATLQHSLSVAALSRGMALFSQNLDPDKAMLAGLIHQVGKLPILKFLNNAKIHLSEVETNDLLEKAHPYIGQLILQNWEFPDELANVPAEYLHFDRNNCSEADYADVVTTAYLQECVNSSHPHGNIDWSKVPAFNKLGLSSEFSELMSDELIREINNAHTTFM; from the coding sequence GTGCGGCATACGAAAGAGCTAAATTTAATTAGCGTTATTAATCAAGAATTAGAAAGCAATTCCCTGGAACTACCCACTTTACCAATAGTCGCCAAAAATGTACGTGAAGCATTAAGCTATTCCCCCTACATATCTGCCTGGGAAATTGCCGATATCGTAAGTACAGACCCGGCGATAACAATCTACCTGCTAAAAGTCGCAAATAGCCCGCTATATTCCTCCAAAAACAGAAAGGTCTCAGGAATTAAACAAGCCATTAGTATACTTGGTAATGCCCGGACAGTAAGCTTAATCACCACTTACTCAATAAAACAAATCTTTAGCGCTTCATCAGCAGCATATAACAAATTTTTCGACGCAACTCTGCAACACTCCCTTTCTGTAGCAGCCCTTAGCAGAGGCATGGCATTATTTTCACAAAATTTAGATCCTGACAAAGCAATGCTGGCCGGGCTCATTCATCAAGTAGGAAAGTTACCTATTTTAAAGTTTTTGAATAATGCCAAAATCCATCTATCAGAAGTAGAAACAAATGATCTTTTAGAAAAAGCACACCCCTATATCGGCCAGTTAATTTTACAGAATTGGGAGTTTCCGGACGAATTGGCTAATGTGCCTGCTGAATATTTACATTTTGATAGAAACAATTGTTCTGAAGCGGATTATGCAGATGTTGTGACAACTGCGTACCTCCAAGAGTGTGTTAATTCATCTCACCCACATGGAAACATTGACTGGTCAAAAGTTCCTGCATTTAACAAGCTCGGCTTATCGTCCGAATTTAGTGAATTAATGAGCGATGAGCTCATAAGAGAAATCAATAACGCACACACTACATTTATGTAG
- a CDS encoding PAS domain-containing sensor histidine kinase, whose translation MSSNETALQQLQNEVNTLKADKAHIQSILDETLNATNHLIFSQGILKALLYNAPDGIIIINSDYQIETFNKAAEALFGYQEIDLKHKAVDDLNLFQLPVGYQGTVTQYLMEPTDLNNSHKIFGLANNQQVIPLRISISKLDNIQPMLFDEDGDGDEETTNYNALLCFITDISTEVQQLKNMKVQSSLMHQLAMKHRDLQKKSEHANQLKSEFLANMSHELRTPMQAILGFSDRGIHKIDSGHRATLLKYFNNINKSGHRLLELLNNLLDLSKLEAGKVDLCCQNNDLRDTVTNCIQELRVLAEAKHIEVSINDANAPTIAYFDFNKILQVVRNIISNAIKFTPDHGKITISFTTAALDNSFDENTTTPAISVTIADTGVGIPENELDAVFDKFTQSTRTRTGGGGTGLGLAICREILIAHNGSISVTSKANEGSQFTFTLPYELNNTQLN comes from the coding sequence ATGTCATCAAACGAAACAGCATTACAACAATTGCAGAATGAGGTTAATACTCTAAAAGCAGATAAAGCCCATATCCAATCAATCTTAGATGAAACACTTAACGCTACCAATCACTTAATCTTTTCCCAAGGAATATTAAAGGCTTTATTATACAATGCACCTGATGGCATTATTATTATCAATTCAGACTATCAAATAGAAACATTTAATAAAGCAGCCGAAGCCCTGTTTGGCTACCAGGAAATAGACTTAAAACATAAAGCTGTAGATGATCTAAATTTGTTTCAATTACCGGTTGGCTATCAGGGGACTGTCACTCAATACCTTATGGAGCCCACCGATCTGAACAACAGCCATAAAATTTTCGGCTTGGCGAATAATCAGCAAGTAATCCCGTTACGAATATCGATTAGTAAACTGGACAATATTCAACCCATGCTATTTGATGAAGATGGAGATGGAGATGAAGAAACCACTAATTATAACGCACTACTTTGTTTTATAACGGATATCAGTACTGAAGTGCAACAGTTGAAAAACATGAAAGTACAAAGTAGCCTGATGCACCAACTGGCCATGAAACATCGTGACTTACAAAAAAAGTCTGAACATGCAAATCAGCTAAAATCTGAGTTTCTTGCCAATATGTCACACGAATTACGCACTCCCATGCAGGCTATATTGGGTTTTTCTGACAGGGGTATTCATAAAATCGACTCGGGTCACAGAGCGACCCTACTAAAATACTTTAACAACATAAATAAAAGTGGCCACCGCCTGCTTGAACTGCTAAATAATCTACTTGATTTATCAAAACTTGAAGCTGGAAAAGTTGACCTCTGCTGTCAAAATAATGATTTGCGAGACACTGTTACTAACTGCATTCAAGAACTGAGAGTATTAGCGGAAGCAAAACATATTGAAGTTTCCATCAACGACGCAAATGCCCCCACCATTGCCTATTTCGATTTTAATAAAATACTTCAGGTTGTCCGTAATATTATATCCAATGCCATTAAATTTACTCCTGATCATGGGAAAATTACCATATCCTTCACGACGGCAGCCCTAGACAATTCTTTTGATGAAAACACAACAACACCTGCCATTTCAGTTACTATTGCCGATACAGGTGTTGGTATTCCGGAAAATGAACTGGATGCAGTATTTGATAAATTTACCCAAAGCACAAGAACCCGAACAGGCGGCGGTGGTACGGGACTGGGATTGGCTATATGCAGGGAAATATTGATAGCCCATAATGGCAGTATTTCGGTAACCAGCAAAGCAAACGAAGGCTCGCAATTTACATTTACACTTCCCTATGAACTAAACAACACCCAACTCAACTGA
- a CDS encoding response regulator gives MRKQQILIVEDEMNIAEVQIAYCKNAGFAVTHMDSGKDVVSHVKNNQVDLILLDLMLPDSDGITLCKEIRMFSQVAIIMVTAKNEEIDRLLGLELGADDYICKPFSPREMIARVKGVLRRVGVSTENLIKQSGFTLEPDKYQVSLFDQALELTPIEFRLLEKLLTNSHRVYSRQALIDSVYNASEEVSDRNIDTHIKNIRRKISNIKNDYNPIISVYGVGYRFDDG, from the coding sequence ATGCGCAAACAGCAAATCCTGATTGTTGAAGATGAAATGAATATTGCCGAAGTGCAAATCGCCTATTGTAAAAATGCCGGCTTTGCCGTGACCCATATGGACAGCGGCAAAGACGTGGTCAGCCATGTGAAAAACAATCAGGTAGATTTGATCTTACTGGATTTAATGCTGCCGGACAGCGACGGCATAACTTTATGTAAAGAAATCAGAATGTTTTCCCAAGTCGCTATTATTATGGTGACCGCCAAAAATGAAGAAATAGACCGCTTGCTGGGCCTGGAGCTGGGAGCCGATGATTATATCTGCAAACCTTTCAGCCCAAGGGAAATGATCGCCCGGGTCAAAGGGGTATTAAGGCGGGTTGGTGTTTCAACTGAAAACCTGATCAAACAATCGGGTTTTACCCTTGAACCGGACAAATACCAGGTCAGTTTATTTGACCAAGCGCTGGAGCTGACCCCGATAGAATTCCGCCTGCTGGAAAAACTGCTCACCAACAGTCACAGGGTCTACAGCCGCCAGGCGCTGATCGACAGTGTGTATAATGCATCCGAAGAGGTCAGCGACCGCAATATCGACACCCATATCAAAAACATCCGCCGCAAAATCAGCAATATTAAAAACGACTACAACCCTATAATATCGGTATACGGCGTCGGTTACCGCTTTGACGACGGCTAG
- a CDS encoding response regulator produces the protein MSNYKILIVDDEELNIELMTDTLEDDDYQIETASNGVEAIEKFKACKPDMVLLDVMMPVMNGYDACAAIRELEGDTDEVPIIFISAKASLEDKISGYKVGGNEYITKPFDNSELLLKINLAFKQKEQIKTLKTSVNDANNLALNLMVTSSKVGLIGQFLRKTLTCNTFSDLLKDFFELTRENKLGCTIKAIMNGETLIQSDDGIERPIDFEIVQHYTSSERIFYFGKKRALFNWGNITMLVRNVGDEADNIALMLDGMIASMQFMEMQSLLLTAIHSFQEQNSQFKVKAATVLENMEEELRMTLCELGTSTNLTEEEEENLTTIVDQNRTMLNEVFLNSQQLEESLTQALSNYQSRY, from the coding sequence ATGAGTAACTATAAAATATTAATTGTTGATGATGAAGAGCTCAATATTGAGCTGATGACTGATACACTGGAAGATGATGATTATCAAATTGAGACGGCATCAAACGGTGTTGAAGCGATAGAAAAATTCAAAGCATGCAAACCTGATATGGTACTACTTGACGTGATGATGCCTGTGATGAATGGTTATGATGCCTGCGCTGCAATACGGGAATTAGAAGGCGATACAGATGAAGTTCCCATAATTTTTATTTCTGCCAAAGCAAGCCTGGAAGATAAAATATCGGGGTATAAAGTGGGCGGAAATGAATATATCACCAAGCCATTTGATAATTCCGAGTTACTGCTAAAAATAAATTTAGCTTTTAAACAAAAGGAGCAAATTAAAACTTTAAAAACATCTGTTAACGACGCTAACAACTTAGCGCTCAACCTGATGGTCACCTCTTCAAAAGTCGGCCTGATAGGCCAGTTTTTACGTAAAACATTAACCTGCAATACATTTAGCGACCTATTAAAAGATTTCTTTGAATTAACACGCGAAAATAAACTCGGTTGTACAATCAAAGCCATAATGAATGGTGAAACCTTGATACAAAGTGACGATGGTATCGAGCGTCCTATTGATTTTGAAATAGTCCAGCATTACACAAGCTCCGAACGAATATTTTATTTTGGCAAAAAACGGGCCTTATTTAATTGGGGCAACATTACTATGCTGGTGCGTAATGTTGGCGACGAAGCCGACAATATTGCCCTTATGCTTGACGGCATGATAGCTAGTATGCAGTTTATGGAAATGCAATCTTTATTATTAACCGCTATTCACTCTTTTCAAGAACAAAATTCTCAATTTAAAGTAAAGGCTGCAACTGTGCTTGAGAATATGGAAGAAGAGTTACGTATGACCTTATGTGAACTCGGCACAAGCACCAACCTGACCGAAGAAGAGGAAGAAAACCTGACAACAATTGTCGACCAAAACAGGACGATGTTAAATGAGGTTTTTTTAAATAGCCAACAATTGGAAGAAAGCCTGACTCAAGCGCTCTCTAACTATCAAAGCAGGTATTAA
- a CDS encoding ATP-binding protein: MNKSELNPSTANTGSYPLKLLHKFSLAFLISNFIAVLLLLGLVIWSLTSGFNAFVDSSDQQYFTRVKQSLTQVYQQHQSWQPLTENRELWRDVFKPDSGSAETKEAPGSENRASRRPPPRHERGDWNDRAPPREKRRDRNNRPPREERGNSNNRPPPRNNNDDVLKTERRISFYDANKVPFVGRQDIDENEWIEAITFNGETVGYLALVPAHAQENSPASIFLKQQYQMFALIALAVIFLAVVMALGLSRHLVAPIKSLIAATNRLRSGAYDTRVPLLTRDELGQLSENVNDLARTLEKNQSNRYQWMSDTSHELRTPLTVIKSQLIAIQDGIFQADEKKIALFIDEIEKLNRLVDDLYQLSSSDIGGLTYKKTEQQPLVLLSQVVENYRGKFEHCNLSISHNLDAPNAGAFKAIVDKDRIQQLFSNLLENCCRYTHPGGKINIISYNTGQTLEIQIQDSAPGVAVEKQARLFERFYRVEASRSRKYGGSGLGLALCKQIIEAHQGTITAMSSPLGGLCIKLTLPLSKY; the protein is encoded by the coding sequence GTGAACAAATCCGAACTCAATCCCAGTACCGCCAATACCGGATCTTATCCTTTGAAACTGCTACATAAATTTTCACTCGCCTTTTTAATCAGCAATTTTATTGCCGTGCTGTTATTGCTGGGCCTGGTGATCTGGAGTTTAACCTCAGGTTTTAATGCATTTGTCGATAGCAGCGACCAGCAATACTTTACCCGGGTAAAACAGTCACTCACTCAGGTTTATCAGCAACATCAAAGCTGGCAGCCCCTGACGGAAAACCGGGAGTTGTGGCGCGATGTGTTTAAACCCGACTCAGGCAGCGCAGAAACCAAAGAGGCGCCCGGTTCTGAGAATCGCGCCAGCCGCAGACCACCGCCACGACATGAACGCGGAGACTGGAACGACAGAGCGCCCCCCAGAGAAAAACGCCGGGACAGAAACAACCGGCCGCCAAGAGAAGAACGCGGCAACAGCAATAACAGACCACCGCCAAGGAACAATAATGACGATGTGCTCAAAACCGAGCGCCGCATCAGTTTTTATGACGCCAATAAAGTGCCTTTTGTCGGCCGGCAAGATATTGATGAAAACGAGTGGATCGAGGCCATCACCTTTAACGGCGAAACCGTAGGCTACCTGGCGCTGGTACCCGCCCATGCCCAGGAAAACAGCCCCGCCAGCATTTTCCTGAAACAGCAATACCAAATGTTTGCCCTGATCGCCCTGGCGGTGATTTTTCTCGCCGTGGTTATGGCGCTGGGCTTATCCCGTCACTTGGTAGCGCCGATAAAAAGCCTGATAGCCGCCACCAACCGATTGCGCAGCGGTGCCTATGATACCCGGGTGCCCTTGCTGACCCGGGACGAACTGGGGCAATTATCGGAAAACGTCAACGACCTCGCCCGGACCCTGGAAAAAAACCAGAGTAACCGCTACCAGTGGATGTCGGACACCTCCCATGAATTAAGAACCCCGCTCACGGTGATCAAGTCCCAGCTGATTGCCATACAGGACGGTATATTCCAGGCGGATGAGAAAAAAATCGCCCTGTTTATCGATGAAATCGAGAAATTAAACCGCCTGGTGGACGACCTCTACCAGCTTTCCAGCTCGGATATCGGCGGCCTGACCTACAAGAAAACAGAGCAACAGCCTTTGGTTCTACTGTCGCAGGTAGTCGAGAACTACCGGGGGAAATTTGAGCACTGTAACCTCAGCATCAGCCATAACCTGGATGCCCCAAACGCCGGAGCGTTCAAAGCCATTGTCGATAAAGACAGAATTCAGCAACTGTTTTCCAATCTGCTGGAGAATTGCTGCCGCTACACCCACCCGGGAGGCAAGATTAATATCATCAGCTATAACACAGGGCAAACGCTGGAAATTCAAATTCAAGACTCAGCTCCCGGCGTTGCCGTGGAAAAACAAGCCAGGTTATTCGAGCGTTTTTACCGGGTAGAGGCTTCACGCAGCCGAAAATATGGCGGCTCTGGTTTGGGACTGGCACTGTGTAAACAAATTATCGAAGCGCACCAGGGCACAATCACCGCCATGTCTTCCCCGCTGGGGGGATTATGCATTAAACTGACCCTGCCGCTGTCAAAGTACTGA